The following are encoded together in the bacterium genome:
- a CDS encoding FkbM family methyltransferase, with protein sequence MQPLVNRLQRLLFAAGVSRPVALARRMSGYLQRPCTYVGEHTLLTQTVFGQLLHLDARDTSLLPSLVVRGYWEPGVTRALLRLVRPGQRIVEVGANVGWFSLLLASRVGPSGSVTAFEANPRMVELLRRTLAANGLAAGVRVVPLAVTDRPGRVTLHRLSRQQGSSSLYAFAPAELAGWDDEAVPLEIEATSLDAYFASDTPPPDLVKIDAEGAEPAVLAGAQRLLDRAPQVQLVVEFRPDVLARAGHDPRVFLGSLERRGFRLHAITPRGGCRPITVDRLLVSPGEELYLRR encoded by the coding sequence GTGCAGCCGCTCGTGAATCGACTCCAGCGGCTGCTCTTCGCCGCCGGCGTCAGCCGTCCGGTGGCGCTGGCGCGCCGCATGTCGGGGTACCTCCAGCGTCCGTGCACGTACGTCGGCGAGCACACGCTCCTCACCCAGACCGTCTTCGGGCAGCTGCTCCATCTCGACGCGCGCGACACGAGCCTCCTCCCGAGCCTCGTCGTGCGCGGCTACTGGGAGCCGGGCGTCACGCGCGCGCTGCTGCGTCTCGTGCGCCCGGGCCAGCGCATCGTGGAGGTCGGGGCCAACGTCGGGTGGTTCTCGCTGCTGCTCGCGTCGCGCGTCGGGCCGAGCGGCTCGGTGACCGCCTTCGAGGCCAACCCGCGCATGGTGGAGCTGCTGCGGCGCACGCTGGCGGCGAACGGCCTCGCCGCGGGCGTGCGCGTCGTGCCGCTCGCCGTGACCGACCGTCCGGGCCGCGTGACGCTGCATCGGCTCTCGCGACAGCAGGGCAGCTCGAGCCTGTACGCCTTTGCGCCGGCGGAGCTGGCCGGCTGGGACGACGAGGCCGTGCCGCTCGAGATCGAGGCGACGTCGCTCGACGCGTACTTCGCCTCCGATACGCCGCCTCCCGACCTCGTCAAGATCGACGCCGAGGGGGCCGAGCCGGCGGTCCTGGCCGGGGCGCAGCGTCTCCTGGATCGCGCCCCGCAGGTGCAGCTGGTGGTGGAGTTCCGCCCCGACGTGCTCGCCCGGGCCGGCCACGACCCGCGCGTCTTCCTCGGATCGCTGGAGCGTCGCGGCTTCCGCCTGCACGCGATCACGCCGCGGGGAGGGTGCCGGCCGATCACCGTCGATCGCCTGCTCGTCTCGCCCGGCGAAGAGCTCTACCTGCGTCGGTGA